The Notoacmeibacter ruber DNA segment CCAGACCGCCGAACTTGCCGATATCGAGATAGACCCAGCGAACCTTGTCTTCGGCGCTCTTCTTCGAAATCAGGACGACTTCGCTCTTGATGACGCCTGCATTACCGACCATGCCGCGGCCCGGCTCGATGATGGTCTCCGGGATCTGGTTGCCGAAATGCTTGCGCAGCGCCGAGAAGATCGCCCGGCCATAGGCTTCAGCAGCCGGCACGTCCTTGAGATAACGGGTCGGAAATCCGCCGCCCATATTGACCATCTGCAGCGTCACACCCTTTTCGGCCATGGCGCGGAACACGGCATTGGCATCGGCCAGAGCCTTGTCCCATGCGTCGAGATCGGTCTGCTGGCTGCCGACATGGAACGACACACCATAGGCCTGCAAACCGTGGTTGACGGCATGCTCCAGAACATCGACGGCCATCACCGGCACGCAGCCGAATTTGCGCGACAGCGGCCATTCAGCACCTTCTCCGTCCGTCAGCACACGACAGAATATACGAGCGCCGGGCGCAGCACGGGAAATCTTGTCGACTTCCTCGTGGCAGTCGACAGCGAACAGGTCGATGCCGAGCGCGCGGGCACGGGCAATGTCGCGCTCTTTCTTGATGGTGTTGCCGTAGGAAATGCGGTCTGCGGTCGCACCGGCTTCAAGCGCCATTTCGATTTCAGCCACGGAGGCGCAATCGAAAGACGAGCCGAGCGAGGCGAGCAGGCGAAGGATTTCCGGCGCCGGGTTGGCCTTGACGGCATAGAAAATGCGGCTGTCCGGCAGCGCATGCTTGAAGGCGTTGAAATTGTCGCGAACCACCTCGGTGTCGACGACCAGGCAAGGTCCATCGGGACGTCGGGTGGCGAAGAAGTCTTGAATGCGCTGGGTTGTCATGGCTTTCCCCCGTGGCCGGCGGACCGGCTATCCGAACGTTGCGCGCCACTCGCCTACCCTTGGCGTTGATGACGCGGTGACAAAGTGCAGATCGACGCTGCCGAACCCAGCCGGTGGAGACCCTGAGTCAGACATTCGCCGCTCGGCGACGGTGAACATGATCCCAACGCGTCAGCGCGGAGACCGTTCGCTTTGTCTTGCCGTCAGTTTGGAGGAAGAACCCGCCGCACATCGAGCAACGCAGTAAAGTGCCTCTTAGAACCCCGGCTGTGGACGCCGGGAGAGATCGAAAAGGCCCGCTAGTGTCGTTGCTTCAAGACGTCCTCGCATCAAATCCGGTAGGCCGGAGATACGACTGGAGCGGTTAGTTCCAGGTACCTTACCGTCGCCCCCACCATACGGGGGCTCGGCGGACGCCCACAGGCACGTGCGACTTTGGGCAGAAGCGATATAGATATGAGCGAGGGCGGATGCAAGAGGCAAAAATCGTTGCGCTTGCATTTTCCGTTCCTTGCCCTCATGTGCTGCCGATACAGGCGGGAGAGATAGGCTCCATGGATACTCTGACGCGGATGCGCGCCTTTATTGATGTTGTTGATGCCGAAGGTTTCTCGGCAGCGGCGCGGCGGATTGGGCGGTCGAAGGCTTTACTCAGCAAATATGTCCGTGAACTCGAGGACGAGGTGGGCGCCCTCCTCCTCAACCGGACAACACGGCAGTTTTCGCTGACCGATGCGGGCCACGCCTATTACGGGCGTGCGGTCGAAATCATCAGTGACATCGATTCCCTGCGCGATTCGGTGCGCGATGCCTCCGGTGAAGTCGGCGGCAGGCTGCGGCTGACCGCACCGCGCTCCTATGCCGACGCCGTCATCGGCGATTCGCTGATCGCTTTTGCCAAGGCGTTCCCGGATGTGAAGCTGGACGTCCATCTGGAGGATCGCTTCGTCGATCTGGTCGAAGAAGGCTACGACATCGCCGTGCGGATCGCGCGCCTTCAGGACTCCTCCATGATCGCCCGAAAGCTCGGCGACTTCACCCTTGCCCTGTGCGCCTCACCGGAGGTGATCGAACGGTATGGCCGGCCGGAAAGGCCGGAGGACATGGCCGACAAGCCTTGCATCTGTGACACCAATGGCCGCTGGCGGACCAACTGGCCGTTCAC contains these protein-coding regions:
- the odc2 gene encoding ornithine/lysine decarboxylase, which codes for MTTQRIQDFFATRRPDGPCLVVDTEVVRDNFNAFKHALPDSRIFYAVKANPAPEILRLLASLGSSFDCASVAEIEMALEAGATADRISYGNTIKKERDIARARALGIDLFAVDCHEEVDKISRAAPGARIFCRVLTDGEGAEWPLSRKFGCVPVMAVDVLEHAVNHGLQAYGVSFHVGSQQTDLDAWDKALADANAVFRAMAEKGVTLQMVNMGGGFPTRYLKDVPAAEAYGRAIFSALRKHFGNQIPETIIEPGRGMVGNAGVIKSEVVLISKKSAEDKVRWVYLDIGKFGGLAETMDEAIRYPITTTRDGDETEPCVLAGPTCDSADVMYEKKPYPLPITLTIGDEVLIEGTGAYTTTYASVAFNGFEPLRSYVI
- a CDS encoding LysR family transcriptional regulator, which codes for MDTLTRMRAFIDVVDAEGFSAAARRIGRSKALLSKYVRELEDEVGALLLNRTTRQFSLTDAGHAYYGRAVEIISDIDSLRDSVRDASGEVGGRLRLTAPRSYADAVIGDSLIAFAKAFPDVKLDVHLEDRFVDLVEEGYDIAVRIARLQDSSMIARKLGDFTLALCASPEVIERYGRPERPEDMADKPCICDTNGRWRTNWPFTTPSGERLSVNVSGQLEVNSPVVARRGLLQNLGFAMLPRFAVMDDLASGRLVSVLDDYMVRDGGIYAVYPHRRYLPARVRACVDFLADWHKKHASVG